In Caproiciproducens sp. NJN-50, the following are encoded in one genomic region:
- a CDS encoding sigma 54-interacting transcriptional regulator: MAKVMFVSPHMDIQDLAMKVASQERLQHCQPILFRVVDGREVQSVAEEAKSEHVDVIIARGQQARLIKQMVEIPLVELLLTGQEMGVMVDAAKKMVQMENPSIAVVGQSNMYSDMQEFDRLFHVQLRQYFVEDSNYIEEAARQALQDGSDVILGGDIACQYAQKHGVPSMFVNSGRESIANALRQAELVALTSDRERENTAQMRALLDYSFNGIIWLDPAGRVVSMNHVAESMLDLRPGIAAGRMVDRLIPELDMEIFNEVLQKGKDIFARVMQLHERTFLVNFAPILVGEQVGGVILSLQESVALSRMESNIRQAIYRQGFVAAFHFSAFEYVHSTAMKQVLSAAKICAKSDAPLLITGPEGTEKMQLAQAVHNESRRRDHSFVTFHCGCVEPGQCSLALFGRGGQDEASHGMFESANDGTLLLEDVEHLSMDAQRRLLHYLQTGTSIPCGAYSPQRLNVRIIAMTGCDLGLRMEQGAFSASLFYAIDVFSLKVPPLQERKEDLDPLIDRTINELEHRYSRYLSLTKDAKHELMEYDWPGNLPQLRAFCERLLLMSPHRSVNGDYVRHLLMEAYPVVLNFPVPAKQELDSPEAALLARLIAKYGGDRERIARELGISKTTLWRRIKKLGVGKVDKNVGLLEPDDIPQGPGKG; the protein is encoded by the coding sequence ATGGCGAAGGTAATGTTTGTGTCGCCGCATATGGATATTCAGGACCTGGCCATGAAAGTGGCGTCGCAGGAAAGGCTCCAGCATTGTCAGCCCATTTTGTTTCGGGTGGTCGACGGCCGGGAAGTGCAGAGCGTAGCAGAGGAAGCCAAAAGTGAGCATGTGGACGTTATCATTGCCCGGGGACAACAGGCGCGCCTGATCAAGCAGATGGTGGAAATCCCGCTGGTGGAGCTGCTGCTGACCGGCCAGGAAATGGGCGTCATGGTGGATGCGGCGAAAAAAATGGTTCAGATGGAAAACCCGTCCATCGCGGTGGTAGGGCAGAGCAACATGTATTCCGATATGCAGGAGTTTGACCGGCTCTTTCACGTGCAGCTCAGACAGTATTTTGTTGAAGATTCAAATTATATTGAAGAGGCGGCGCGTCAGGCGCTTCAGGATGGCAGCGACGTGATCCTCGGTGGTGACATTGCATGCCAGTACGCGCAGAAGCATGGGGTGCCGAGTATGTTTGTCAACTCCGGGCGGGAAAGCATCGCCAATGCGCTGCGGCAGGCCGAGCTGGTTGCCCTCACCAGCGACCGGGAGAGGGAAAACACGGCGCAGATGCGTGCTTTGCTGGATTATTCTTTTAACGGTATTATATGGCTGGATCCCGCAGGCCGGGTTGTCAGTATGAACCACGTGGCGGAAAGCATGCTTGACCTCCGGCCTGGAATCGCGGCCGGGCGCATGGTGGACCGCCTGATCCCGGAACTGGACATGGAGATCTTTAACGAGGTGCTGCAGAAAGGCAAAGATATTTTCGCCCGTGTCATGCAGCTGCATGAAAGAACGTTTCTGGTGAATTTCGCCCCGATTCTGGTGGGGGAACAGGTGGGCGGCGTGATCCTTTCGCTGCAGGAAAGCGTCGCGCTTTCGCGCATGGAGTCCAATATCCGGCAGGCCATCTACCGGCAGGGTTTTGTGGCGGCCTTTCACTTTTCCGCATTTGAATACGTCCATTCCACAGCGATGAAGCAAGTCCTCAGTGCGGCGAAGATCTGCGCGAAATCCGACGCCCCGCTGCTGATCACCGGGCCGGAGGGGACGGAAAAAATGCAGCTTGCCCAGGCTGTGCACAATGAGAGCCGCCGCCGCGATCATTCGTTTGTGACGTTTCACTGCGGGTGCGTGGAACCCGGGCAGTGCAGTTTGGCGCTGTTTGGCCGCGGCGGACAGGACGAGGCTTCCCACGGCATGTTCGAATCCGCCAACGATGGGACGCTGCTGCTGGAAGATGTGGAGCATCTCAGCATGGACGCGCAGCGCCGGCTGCTGCATTACCTTCAGACGGGGACGTCCATCCCCTGCGGCGCCTACAGCCCGCAGAGACTTAACGTCCGCATCATCGCAATGACCGGCTGCGACCTTGGCCTGCGCATGGAACAGGGCGCCTTTTCCGCCAGCCTTTTTTACGCAATCGATGTTTTCAGCCTGAAGGTGCCGCCGCTGCAGGAAAGAAAGGAGGACCTGGATCCGCTGATCGACCGGACCATCAACGAGCTTGAGCATCGTTACAGCCGATACCTCAGCCTGACCAAGGATGCGAAACACGAGCTGATGGAATATGACTGGCCTGGAAATCTGCCGCAGCTAAGGGCCTTTTGTGAACGTCTGCTGCTGATGTCGCCCCACAGGAGCGTGAATGGGGACTATGTCCGTCATCTGCTGATGGAGGCTTATCCGGTGGTGTTGAACTTCCCGGTTCCCGCAAAGCAGGAGCTGGACAGCCCGGAGGCCGCTCTGCTGGCGCGGCTGATTGCGAAGTATGGCGGGGATCGCGAACGGATCGCACGGGAGCTGGGTATCAGCAAGACCACGCTCTGGCGCAGGATCAAAAAACTTGGCGTGGGCAAAGTCGACAAAAACGTCGGGCTGCTGGAACCGGATGACATCCCGCAGGGTCCGGGGAAGGGATAG
- a CDS encoding tripartite tricarboxylate transporter TctB family protein, with translation MNSKNSLFMKKYNDLVFGLIMLAIAAGYLILTLQIPITGGMFNGRFFPLIIDLIMFLLTAFQFGAYFKNKGREASESGGEKDGKTVFYTVALIVAYIALMQYIGFVLSTTLYLFLQFIVMTPAGKKIGYVKYVVIAAVSSVAIYLVFRYTELNVMLPQGIFTMI, from the coding sequence TTGAACTCTAAAAACAGTCTTTTTATGAAAAAGTATAACGATCTGGTTTTCGGCCTGATTATGCTGGCGATTGCCGCAGGATACCTGATCCTTACTCTTCAGATACCGATTACCGGGGGAATGTTCAACGGCAGATTTTTTCCTCTGATTATTGATCTGATCATGTTCCTGCTCACCGCTTTTCAATTTGGCGCTTATTTTAAAAACAAAGGCCGTGAGGCGAGCGAGAGCGGCGGTGAAAAAGACGGCAAAACGGTCTTCTACACCGTTGCGCTGATCGTTGCCTATATTGCTCTGATGCAGTATATCGGATTTGTTCTGTCGACCACCTTATACCTCTTCTTACAGTTTATCGTTATGACGCCGGCCGGCAAGAAAATCGGTTATGTAAAGTATGTGGTGATTGCGGCGGTTTCCAGCGTGGCGATTTATCTGGTATTCCGGTATACGGAGCTGAACGTGATGCTGCCGCAGGGCATCTTTACAATGATTTAA
- a CDS encoding tripartite tricarboxylate transporter permease has translation MELFINGLANVLQPYCFALMIVGTVIGIIFGAIPGLSSVMAIALFLPMTYSMDPAIGMGLLLSLYIGSVSGGLISAILLKIPGTPSSVATCFDGHPMLEHGEGIKALGTGVVFSFLGTMFSIVVLIFLAPQIAKGALAFGPHEYFSLSIFALCLIATLSSGSMVKGIFSGTLGLAFATIGIAPVNAVQRFTFGSVELSSGFDVLSVLIGLFAVSEIIKTAETAKNGGDSPVAQIDYKHIKGFGFTLKEFKAQLGNALMASLIGTGIGILPGIGASTSNLVAYSAIKNHSKHPEKFGTGIMDGVVASETSNNASIGGAMIPLLTLGIPGDGVTAILLGAFMVHGIAPGPLLFSSQGQLVYDIFAALCIADILMLLIEFFGLRVFAKMLQVPKYILLPIVFVFCVVGAFALSGRMFDVWALLAFGVIGYVFTRFHVPQAPMVIGFILGSMTETNFLRALMLSGNSFSGFFTQPISAVFLGCTIIYLGWNALKGMRKKKTAENAG, from the coding sequence ATGGAGTTGTTTATCAATGGCTTGGCGAATGTCCTTCAGCCGTACTGCTTTGCGCTGATGATCGTGGGAACAGTCATCGGCATCATTTTCGGGGCGATCCCGGGATTGTCGTCCGTTATGGCGATCGCGCTGTTTTTGCCGATGACCTACAGCATGGACCCGGCCATAGGAATGGGGCTTCTGCTGTCGCTCTATATCGGCTCTGTGTCCGGCGGACTTATTTCCGCCATTCTTCTCAAAATACCGGGCACTCCCTCTTCCGTCGCGACATGCTTTGACGGGCATCCCATGCTGGAGCACGGCGAGGGGATCAAGGCCTTGGGGACCGGCGTCGTTTTTTCCTTTCTTGGGACGATGTTCAGCATTGTCGTTTTGATTTTCCTTGCTCCTCAGATCGCAAAGGGCGCTTTGGCGTTCGGCCCTCATGAATACTTCTCGCTTTCTATTTTTGCTTTGTGCCTGATTGCCACTCTGTCTTCCGGTTCTATGGTCAAGGGTATCTTTTCCGGAACGCTGGGCCTGGCCTTTGCCACCATCGGCATCGCGCCGGTCAACGCGGTGCAGCGCTTTACATTCGGCAGCGTCGAGCTGAGCAGCGGATTCGACGTGCTGTCCGTACTGATTGGCCTGTTTGCGGTTTCTGAGATCATCAAAACGGCGGAGACCGCAAAAAACGGCGGGGATTCGCCGGTCGCGCAAATCGATTACAAACATATCAAGGGGTTCGGGTTTACCCTCAAAGAGTTTAAGGCGCAGCTTGGGAACGCCCTGATGGCTTCGCTGATCGGCACCGGCATCGGAATCCTGCCCGGCATTGGGGCCTCGACTTCCAACTTGGTTGCCTATTCCGCGATCAAGAATCATTCCAAACATCCGGAAAAATTCGGCACCGGAATCATGGACGGAGTCGTCGCGTCGGAAACGTCCAACAATGCGTCGATCGGCGGCGCCATGATCCCGCTGCTCACTCTGGGAATCCCGGGCGACGGCGTGACGGCAATCCTTTTAGGCGCGTTCATGGTGCACGGAATTGCTCCCGGGCCGTTGCTGTTCAGCTCGCAGGGCCAGCTGGTTTATGACATTTTTGCGGCCCTTTGCATTGCCGATATCCTGATGCTGCTGATCGAATTCTTTGGCTTGCGCGTTTTCGCGAAAATGCTTCAGGTTCCCAAATATATTCTGTTGCCGATTGTTTTTGTCTTTTGCGTGGTCGGCGCCTTCGCCTTATCCGGGCGCATGTTTGACGTTTGGGCTCTGCTGGCGTTTGGCGTAATCGGATATGTGTTTACCCGGTTCCATGTTCCGCAGGCTCCTATGGTAATTGGTTTCATTCTCGGTTCCATGACGGAAACAAACTTCCTGCGGGCGCTGATGCTTTCCGGCAACAGCTTTTCCGGGTTCTTTACGCAGCCGATCAGCGCCGTATTTCTCGGGTGTACAATCATTTACCTGGGCTGGAATGCACTGAAGGGAATGCGGAAAAAGAAAACCGCCGAAAACGCCGGATGA
- a CDS encoding tripartite tricarboxylate transporter substrate binding protein: protein MNVKKWGSVAVALLLAAGSMTACSGNTSSSNAASSTGSKTDAASQAASASTTDWPKKTVQVIVPAGAGGDTDFNARTFATYFKEITGQTMVITNQSGGGGSIATSTVKDAAKDGYTVLFGHTGQMIVNEVAGLINYNLDSFDIACIPAVDKGTVLVASKASGIASVADLLKKAKENPGKLLYGSELGGYSNLQGVMLEDKAGISFKIVDTGSASDKVSNLLAGRISLAAITYGTVKDYQKTGQLNVIAQFNSERNENLSDIPTLKEGGIDFTMEKPYIIAFPKGTDPAIISKMDSVAKQITENSDYAQALKASYNQPVSYYNSSDAVSLLKSTRDDFMNYKGKLNKS from the coding sequence ATGAATGTAAAAAAGTGGGGTTCTGTTGCGGTGGCGTTGCTGCTGGCAGCCGGGAGCATGACGGCGTGCTCCGGCAATACGTCTTCTTCCAATGCCGCTTCTTCAACAGGCAGTAAGACGGACGCAGCTTCTCAGGCGGCATCCGCTTCAACAACGGACTGGCCGAAGAAAACAGTGCAGGTCATAGTTCCGGCCGGCGCCGGCGGAGATACGGATTTCAATGCGCGTACCTTTGCGACATATTTTAAGGAAATTACCGGTCAGACCATGGTTATTACGAATCAGAGCGGCGGCGGCGGAAGCATCGCGACTTCGACTGTGAAAGACGCCGCCAAAGACGGGTACACGGTGCTGTTCGGCCACACGGGACAGATGATTGTCAACGAAGTTGCCGGACTCATCAATTACAACTTGGACTCTTTTGACATTGCCTGCATCCCCGCGGTTGACAAAGGGACGGTTCTGGTTGCAAGCAAGGCTTCCGGTATTGCCTCTGTTGCCGATCTTCTTAAAAAGGCGAAAGAGAATCCCGGAAAGCTTCTTTACGGTTCCGAACTGGGCGGCTATTCCAATCTTCAGGGTGTTATGCTGGAGGACAAAGCGGGAATCAGTTTCAAAATTGTTGATACGGGCTCCGCATCCGATAAGGTTTCCAACCTTCTGGCCGGACGAATCAGCCTTGCGGCCATTACTTACGGAACAGTGAAGGATTACCAGAAAACCGGCCAATTGAATGTCATCGCACAGTTTAACTCCGAAAGAAACGAAAATCTGAGCGATATTCCCACCTTGAAAGAGGGAGGAATTGATTTTACGATGGAAAAGCCGTATATTATTGCTTTCCCCAAGGGAACGGACCCTGCGATTATCTCCAAAATGGATTCCGTCGCAAAACAAATTACGGAGAATTCGGATTATGCACAGGCTTTGAAGGCTTCCTACAACCAGCCGGTTTCTTATTATAACAGTTCCGACGCAGTTAGCCTGTTGAAAAGCACCCGCGATGATTTCATGAATTATAAGGGCAAACTGAATAAGTCCTAA
- a CDS encoding tyrosine-type recombinase/integrase, with protein sequence MTVEPIRDKQKINSMFFYLKGKDPKYGLLFKFGLNTGLRISDIIPLKLSDILKNDHEFHDYLVVKEKKTQKEKKIKLNDALKKEVICYLKSRENTVSSYLFYSNKGGHISRIQAYRVLKEAADFCGIENFGTHSLRKTWGYWTYKKSKYNIGLIMSTFNHSSQRITLRYIGITQDQQDELYLLVQL encoded by the coding sequence ATGACAGTAGAACCGATACGAGACAAACAAAAAATAAACAGCATGTTTTTTTATTTAAAAGGAAAAGACCCCAAATATGGGCTTTTATTCAAATTCGGCCTGAATACCGGATTAAGGATCAGCGACATTATTCCGTTGAAATTAAGCGACATTTTGAAAAACGATCATGAATTTCACGACTATTTAGTCGTAAAAGAAAAGAAAACTCAAAAAGAAAAAAAAATAAAGCTGAACGATGCCCTTAAGAAAGAGGTTATCTGCTATTTAAAGAGCAGGGAAAACACAGTCAGCTCTTACCTTTTCTACAGTAATAAGGGCGGGCATATCAGCAGAATTCAGGCATACCGGGTTCTGAAAGAAGCGGCGGATTTTTGTGGAATAGAAAACTTTGGAACCCACAGTCTGCGCAAAACCTGGGGGTATTGGACTTATAAAAAATCAAAATACAATATCGGCTTAATTATGAGCACTTTTAATCACAGTTCCCAGCGAATCACTTTACGCTATATCGGAATAACTCAGGACCAGCAGGATGAACTGTATTTATTGGTTCAATTATAA
- a CDS encoding HD-GYP domain-containing protein — MPEVIATRDIYNENGVLLIAKGQKLTKRVRQKLWDGNIARKDQNEVNDKITVKDSVEQISDKFPQMAGNSLKDASAIVSDIIFGSKSFPWWIYVCALSNYIDWMYTHSVDVALISTFIAIKSNCDQKTQSEICLGALLHDVGKLLIPKKILQKAGQLDEQEKLIVRQHCELGYDMAQEWNLSKECMNIILQHHERLDGSGYPYGISGDEISEYAKIVMIADAFDAITSYRPYKQLKSGSNGIRELRNNGEKFAASYVDTLAQCMG; from the coding sequence GTGCCGGAAGTCATAGCAACGAGAGATATATATAATGAAAATGGAGTGTTATTGATTGCGAAGGGACAAAAACTCACAAAACGGGTTCGTCAAAAATTGTGGGATGGCAATATTGCAAGAAAGGACCAGAATGAAGTAAACGATAAAATTACAGTCAAAGACAGCGTTGAACAGATATCGGACAAATTTCCGCAGATGGCCGGGAACTCATTAAAAGATGCAAGTGCCATCGTAAGCGATATTATTTTCGGTTCAAAATCATTTCCATGGTGGATATATGTATGTGCGTTAAGCAACTATATTGATTGGATGTACACTCATTCCGTTGACGTAGCATTGATTTCAACCTTTATCGCGATAAAATCGAATTGCGACCAAAAAACGCAAAGTGAAATCTGCCTGGGGGCCTTGCTGCATGATGTCGGAAAACTTTTGATCCCCAAAAAAATTTTACAGAAGGCCGGGCAGCTCGATGAACAGGAAAAGTTGATTGTCAGGCAGCACTGTGAATTAGGCTATGATATGGCGCAGGAATGGAATTTATCGAAGGAATGCATGAATATTATATTGCAGCATCATGAGCGCCTGGATGGCAGCGGTTATCCATATGGTATTTCAGGAGATGAAATTTCGGAATACGCCAAAATCGTTATGATAGCGGATGCATTTGATGCGATAACATCTTATCGTCCATATAAGCAGCTGAAGAGCGGAAGCAATGGGATACGGGAATTGAGAAACAACGGGGAAAAATTTGCTGCAAGCTATGTCGATACGCTCGCTCAATGTATGGGATAA
- a CDS encoding ferritin-like domain-containing protein, whose product MAQTSSKVIYRGYTDSSPYPPAKVSAPNKQYANLLMDDFAGPKGEFTAMSTYFYHHYTAAETTGDYGVMTMRIAIAEMNHMNILSSLIGQLGGEPVFRGGFNSGGKYWTSRNVLYTQDLKQKLQNALEGEIKAIENYQKHITLIDDPLIKKVLERIILDEELHKSYIIQTIAAMKGSGASLAY is encoded by the coding sequence ATGGCTCAAACAAGCAGCAAAGTAATATACAGAGGCTATACTGATTCTTCTCCTTATCCGCCCGCCAAAGTTTCGGCCCCAAATAAGCAGTACGCAAATCTTCTGATGGACGATTTTGCAGGCCCCAAAGGCGAATTTACAGCCATGAGCACATATTTTTACCACCATTACACCGCCGCTGAGACAACAGGCGACTACGGTGTAATGACAATGCGCATCGCAATCGCTGAAATGAACCACATGAACATTCTCTCCTCCCTAATCGGCCAGTTGGGCGGGGAACCGGTCTTTCGCGGCGGATTCAACTCAGGCGGAAAATATTGGACGTCTAGGAACGTACTTTATACACAGGATCTTAAGCAGAAACTTCAGAATGCGCTGGAAGGTGAAATAAAAGCAATCGAAAATTATCAGAAGCATATTACCCTGATTGACGATCCGCTCATTAAAAAGGTCCTGGAGAGAATTATTTTGGATGAGGAATTGCATAAAAGCTACATTATCCAGACGATCGCGGCCATGAAAGGCAGCGGCGCTTCCTTGGCATATTGA
- a CDS encoding linear amide C-N hydrolase, with protein MCTAISLQSRQVVNFLGRTMDFPYPIEPKLYIVRRNYVWHNILNMNQFSDRYSFIGTGQESEGMMGFFDGINEEGFAAAALYFPGCAKYDLKAEGEKKQPIAAVDFLHYLLGKYGSVDELEEVPWQISLFGVPDPVTKTVAPLHWIAADRSGKSAVIEPTEQGLKLFLNPIGVLANSPGFQWQMTNLRNYMGVSPEQNSEVSWGEVPLKPFGQAGGTALLPGGYTSPERFVRTAYQKTHIQLPADDTETVVSCFHIMESVTVPKGAVMTDRGTFDYTKYIAFMNTKTCEYFFKTYDNSEIAVASLWDNYENGKQPICLGDLTRPAFFRKIS; from the coding sequence TTGTGTACTGCAATCTCATTGCAATCCAGGCAGGTAGTGAATTTTTTGGGGAGAACGATGGATTTTCCCTATCCGATCGAGCCGAAGCTTTATATCGTGCGCAGAAATTATGTGTGGCATAATATTTTAAATATGAATCAGTTCAGCGATCGTTACAGCTTCATCGGAACCGGTCAGGAGAGCGAAGGCATGATGGGCTTCTTTGACGGGATCAATGAAGAGGGGTTCGCCGCCGCGGCGTTATATTTTCCTGGCTGTGCAAAGTATGACCTGAAAGCGGAAGGAGAAAAAAAGCAGCCGATTGCGGCTGTGGATTTTCTTCATTATCTCTTGGGAAAGTATGGGTCGGTCGATGAACTGGAAGAAGTTCCGTGGCAGATTTCTCTGTTTGGAGTTCCGGACCCCGTGACCAAAACGGTCGCTCCCCTGCATTGGATCGCGGCCGACCGGAGCGGGAAAAGCGCCGTGATTGAACCGACGGAACAGGGACTGAAACTGTTTTTAAATCCGATTGGGGTATTGGCGAACAGTCCCGGCTTTCAGTGGCAGATGACAAACCTGAGAAATTACATGGGGGTTTCTCCGGAGCAGAACAGCGAAGTTTCCTGGGGGGAAGTACCTCTGAAGCCGTTCGGTCAGGCAGGGGGGACCGCGCTGCTGCCGGGGGGTTATACGTCGCCTGAGCGCTTTGTGAGAACGGCCTATCAGAAAACGCACATACAATTGCCTGCTGACGATACGGAGACGGTTGTTTCCTGCTTTCATATTATGGAAAGCGTTACGGTTCCCAAGGGAGCCGTAATGACCGACAGAGGGACCTTCGACTATACGAAATATATCGCTTTTATGAACACGAAAACATGTGAGTATTTTTTTAAGACTTATGACAACAGCGAAATTGCCGTCGCCAGTCTCTGGGACAATTATGAAAACGGAAAACAGCCGATCTGCTTAGGAGACCTGACGCGCCCGGCTTTTTTCAGAAAAATCTCCTGA
- a CDS encoding lactate utilization protein yields the protein MNLALTQMAQKKIESAVKALNANRFDARFVPNREELLTLLGGMVPENAVVANGGSATLEETGVMDFIRSGKFRYLDRYRSGMTPEEIREIFVRSLDSDWYFTSSNAITMDGQLFNIDGNSNRVAAIAYGPRNVVVVAGANKLVQNLAEAESRVKNWSVAANCFRLNVNTTGCALTGKCTDCKSPDRMCCNTLISSFQRIPGRIKVFLLPETLGY from the coding sequence ATGAATCTTGCTTTAACGCAAATGGCGCAGAAAAAGATCGAGTCCGCGGTGAAGGCTTTGAACGCCAACCGCTTTGACGCGCGTTTTGTGCCAAACCGGGAAGAGCTTTTAACGCTCCTTGGCGGAATGGTGCCGGAGAATGCCGTTGTAGCGAACGGAGGTTCCGCCACGCTGGAAGAAACCGGTGTGATGGATTTTATCCGAAGCGGAAAATTCCGGTATCTTGATCGCTACCGGAGCGGGATGACTCCCGAAGAGATCCGGGAAATCTTTGTCCGTTCGCTGGACTCCGACTGGTATTTTACCAGCTCCAACGCGATCACAATGGACGGCCAGCTTTTTAATATCGACGGAAATTCCAACCGCGTCGCTGCGATTGCATACGGTCCCAGAAACGTAGTTGTGGTCGCCGGCGCAAACAAGCTGGTCCAGAACCTCGCAGAGGCCGAAAGCCGGGTGAAGAACTGGTCCGTCGCGGCAAACTGTTTCCGTCTTAACGTAAATACCACCGGCTGCGCGTTGACCGGGAAATGCACCGACTGCAAAAGCCCGGACCGGATGTGCTGCAACACCCTGATCAGCAGTTTTCAGCGCATACCGGGCCGAATCAAGGTTTTCCTGCTGCCGGAAACACTGGGGTATTAA
- a CDS encoding peptidase M50, producing the protein MTFSVGGCRITFSYFFFALVALLLLFDRSGVAAAGLAAAALHECSHLGVMYAFKSLPEEIRFNIFGIDIVRNSRPDRGYWKDAVVSLSGPAANLLAAGLFYVFRSAADRNMMLANFTLFLFNILPIEPLDGGQALYALLCLRWEPSAACRAVGIVSFLFLAPLSAVGFLTLFHSPGNYTLLLVCIYLMCLLVFKRGKYF; encoded by the coding sequence ATGACTTTCTCGGTTGGCGGCTGCCGGATCACTTTCAGCTATTTCTTTTTTGCTCTTGTGGCCCTGCTGCTTCTGTTTGACAGAAGCGGTGTGGCCGCCGCGGGCCTGGCAGCGGCGGCCCTTCATGAATGCAGCCATCTTGGGGTGATGTACGCTTTCAAAAGTCTGCCGGAGGAAATCCGGTTCAATATATTTGGGATTGATATTGTCCGGAATTCCAGGCCGGACCGCGGATATTGGAAGGATGCAGTCGTGTCGCTGTCCGGGCCCGCGGCCAATTTGCTGGCGGCGGGCTTGTTTTATGTGTTCCGCAGTGCGGCGGACAGAAATATGATGTTGGCAAATTTCACTTTGTTCCTTTTTAATATTTTGCCGATCGAGCCGTTGGATGGGGGACAGGCTCTGTACGCGCTTTTGTGCCTGCGCTGGGAACCGTCCGCCGCATGCCGTGCAGTCGGAATCGTCTCGTTCCTTTTTCTTGCGCCTCTTTCCGCCGTGGGATTTTTGACGCTGTTTCACTCCCCGGGGAATTATACTCTTTTGCTGGTCTGCATCTACCTGATGTGTTTGCTGGTCTTTAAACGGGGAAAATATTTTTGA
- the rplS gene encoding 50S ribosomal protein L19, translating to MDALKTIAQDSTKTELPVFQIGDTVRVDVNIREGERERIQAFEGTVVARKGSGVGETFTVRRVSYGVGVERVFPLHSPNVKGITVIRSGRVRRAKLYYLRGRVGKAAKVKGKIQ from the coding sequence ATGGATGCATTAAAGACGATTGCACAGGACTCTACCAAAACGGAGCTGCCCGTCTTTCAGATCGGCGATACCGTGCGGGTGGACGTGAACATCCGCGAAGGCGAACGGGAGAGAATTCAGGCTTTTGAAGGCACTGTTGTCGCCCGTAAAGGTTCCGGGGTTGGGGAGACATTCACCGTCCGCCGCGTTTCCTACGGCGTGGGCGTGGAAAGGGTCTTTCCGCTGCATTCTCCCAATGTAAAGGGAATCACGGTGATCCGCAGCGGCCGTGTCCGCCGTGCAAAACTGTATTACCTGCGCGGCAGGGTAGGCAAAGCGGCGAAGGTCAAGGGCAAGATTCAGTAA